In the genome of Cyclopterus lumpus isolate fCycLum1 chromosome 19, fCycLum1.pri, whole genome shotgun sequence, one region contains:
- the hcar1-3 gene encoding hydroxycarboxylic acid receptor 1 — MLTLTTPMLTLTTPMLTLTTPMLTLTTPMLNLTTPMLTLTTPMLTLTTPMTPVRGGCPPVGIQLEGVILPPLLIVDVVLGLLGNAVALWIFCFKLKAWNPNNLFLFNLVIADFLALVSLPLRIDALLRGHWVFGDGVCRINLFLMFSNRSASIALMTVVALYRYFKVVHPHHRFNRLTKRQAAWVSVLVWMLVAAPRLPMLAYDHIKGGGNRTQCFFFTSYGEASRALVVLVGTHQVLTVLEFVVPAAMLLFCSVRIFSFLRRRQMGKAEKVRKAMRVCIAIVVVFTVCFLPTTVATVGVWVVRSFRPWDCASFYTFTQLSIVSLGLNFLNSALDPVVYVFSSSTFRKALCGALPGALPGALRCGEDGGDGENVASSGTQTTGQQELKSTRAESEAM, encoded by the exons ATGCTGACCCTCACGACCCCCATGCTGACCCTCACGACCCCCATGCTGACCCTCACGACCCCCATGCTGACCCTCACGACCCCCATGCTGAACCTCACGACCCCCATGCTGACCCTCACGACCCCCATGCTGACCCTCACGACCCCCATGACCCCGGTGCGCGGCGGCTGCCCCCCCGTCGGTATCCAGCTGGAGGGCGTGATCCTGCCCCCGCTGCTCATCGTCGACGTGGTTCTGGGGCTCTTGGGAAACGCGGTGGCCTTGTGGATCTTCTGCTTCAAGCTGAAGGCCTGGAACCCCAACAACCTGTTCCTGTTCAACCTGGTCATCGCCGACTTCCTGGCCCTGGTGAGCCTGCCGCTGAGGATCGATGCCTTGCTCAGGGGCCACTGGGTGTTTGGAGACGGCGTGTGCCGGATCAACCTCTTCCTGATGTTCTCCAACCGCTCGGCCAGCATCGCGCTCATGACGGTGGTGGCGCTCTACCGCTACTTCAAG GTGGTCCACCCTCACCACCGGTTCAACCGCCTGACCAAGCGCCAGGCGGCGTGGGTGTCGGTGTTGGTCTGGATGCTGGTCGCCGCCCCTCGGCTCCCCATGCTGGCGTACGACCACATCAAGGGCGGCGGCAACAGAACCCAGtgcttcttcttcacctcctacGGGGAGGCGTCGCGGGCCCTCGTCGTGCTGGTCGGCACGCACCAAGTCCTGACGGTGCTGGAGTTCGTGGTGCCGGCGGCCATGCTGCTGTTCTGCTCCGTGCGCATCTTCAGCTTCCTGCGGCGCCGGCAGATGGGAAAAGCGGAGAAGGTGCGCAAGGCGATGCGGGTGTGCATCGCCATCGTGGTGGTGTTCACGGTGTGCTTCCTGCCCACCACGGTGGCCACCGTCGGGGTGTGGGTTGTCCGCTCGTTCCGGCCGTGGGACTGCGCCTCCTTCTACACCTTCACCCAGCTCTCCATCGTGTCCCTGGGGCTCAACTTCCTGAACTCGGCGCTGGACCCCGTCGTCTACGtcttctccagctccaccttCAGGAAGGCCCTCTGCGGCGCGCTGCCCGGCGCCCTGCCCGGCGCCCTGCGCTGCGGGGAAGACGGCGGCGACGGCGAGAACGTGGCGTCCTCGGGGACTCAAACCACCGGCCAGCAGGAGCTGAAGTCCACGAGGGCGgaaagcgaagccatgtga